One genomic segment of Paenibacillus xylanexedens includes these proteins:
- the motA gene encoding flagellar motor stator protein MotA, with the protein MNISTIIGLILGLVSLVFGMFLKGAPLINLVNNPAAYIIIFVGTAGTIFIAFPMSEVKKIPKLFGIVFKNQVLIDRVSLIGTFMDWASTTRREGLLALESKVEEIDDQFLRGGMRMIIDGNDQEFVSDVLMEDIHATEERHRGSALIFAQAGMYAPTLGVLGAVVGLIAALADLSDMEKLSHAIAAAFIATLLGIFSGYVLWHPMSNKLKRMSKQEMEIKLMMVEGLLSIQSGVSTIAINQKLSVFLTPSERKQLEEKEGSPGEKG; encoded by the coding sequence ATGAACATTTCAACGATTATTGGACTAATTTTGGGGCTGGTCTCCCTTGTATTTGGTATGTTCTTGAAGGGTGCGCCCTTAATCAACCTGGTTAACAATCCCGCAGCCTACATTATTATCTTTGTTGGTACGGCAGGAACCATCTTTATCGCATTTCCGATGTCTGAAGTTAAGAAAATCCCTAAGCTTTTCGGGATTGTTTTCAAAAATCAAGTACTTATTGATCGCGTATCCCTGATCGGCACATTTATGGATTGGGCTTCCACTACCCGTCGTGAAGGTTTGCTTGCACTGGAATCAAAAGTAGAAGAGATTGACGATCAGTTCCTTCGTGGCGGTATGCGTATGATTATAGACGGCAACGATCAGGAATTTGTAAGTGATGTGCTCATGGAAGATATTCATGCTACAGAGGAGCGCCACCGTGGCAGTGCCTTGATCTTCGCTCAGGCGGGGATGTACGCACCAACGCTCGGGGTTCTCGGGGCCGTTGTAGGTCTCATCGCAGCACTTGCCGATCTCAGTGACATGGAGAAACTCTCCCATGCGATTGCGGCAGCATTTATCGCAACACTCCTTGGTATATTTAGTGGTTACGTGTTATGGCACCCGATGTCTAACAAGCTGAAACGGATGTCCAAGCAAGAAATGGAGATCAAGCTGATGATGGTTGAAGGACTGTTATCCATACAATCCGGTGTCTCCACCATCGCCATCAACCAAAAGTTATCCGTATTCCTGACACCTTCCGAACGTAAACAACTGGAAGAGAAGGAGGGATCACCAGGTGAAAAAGGCTAA
- a CDS encoding 4a-hydroxytetrahydrobiopterin dehydratase — protein MVFSQEEVEAHLGRLEGWELEEGRWIVRKFVFSNYMKGIAFVDEVAAISEAFNHHPFITIDYTTVTLRLTSWDAGGITSVDIKEAGQYNEAYDKMRSQ, from the coding sequence ATGGTTTTTTCGCAAGAGGAAGTCGAAGCTCATCTGGGAAGGCTGGAAGGCTGGGAACTGGAAGAGGGACGGTGGATTGTACGTAAATTCGTGTTCTCCAACTACATGAAAGGGATTGCATTTGTGGATGAGGTCGCTGCGATCTCGGAAGCATTCAATCATCATCCTTTTATTACGATTGATTATACAACGGTTACGTTGCGTCTCACATCATGGGATGCGGGTGGTATCACATCTGTAGATATCAAGGAAGCAGGGCAATATAACGAAGCTTATGACAAAATGAGGTCGCAATAA
- the rbsK gene encoding ribokinase codes for MSDYNQKQPLIAVVGSLNMDLVVKTDTIPEEGETVSGEELHYLAGGKGANQAVAAARLGGQTTMIGAVGSDGFGERLLHSLTESGADASRVRILEDTVTGTASIWLSRGDNRIIVIPGANGQVVPEMLEEADTVKSLTAAAAVLLQLEIPLPAVTRAAQLAAEGSALVVLNPAPAVPGLPQELLRCVDVVTPNRSELAVLTGRDHLRPEDLDAAVAELAASLGAAVVTTLGPEGAVYAAAPGGRVQAGRAGACRAPGYAVSAVDTTGAGDCFNGALAVALARGETLDAAVGFAMGAAALSVTKLGAQSGMPSAREVEAFLAEHAAEA; via the coding sequence ATGTCAGACTATAATCAGAAACAACCTCTTATTGCTGTCGTAGGCAGTCTCAATATGGATCTTGTGGTGAAGACAGACACGATTCCGGAAGAGGGAGAGACGGTGAGCGGTGAGGAGCTACATTATCTCGCTGGTGGCAAAGGGGCCAACCAGGCTGTTGCCGCTGCGCGTCTGGGTGGACAGACTACGATGATTGGCGCGGTGGGATCGGACGGTTTTGGCGAACGTCTGCTGCACAGTCTGACGGAAAGTGGTGCAGATGCCTCGCGGGTTCGCATATTGGAAGACACGGTAACAGGGACGGCTTCCATCTGGCTCTCTCGGGGAGACAACCGGATTATCGTTATTCCTGGTGCGAATGGGCAAGTGGTGCCTGAGATGCTGGAAGAGGCGGATACGGTAAAAAGCCTGACTGCAGCCGCAGCGGTGCTGCTGCAGCTGGAGATCCCGCTGCCAGCGGTTACCCGCGCCGCCCAACTGGCGGCTGAAGGCAGCGCACTGGTGGTGCTCAACCCGGCTCCCGCGGTGCCGGGTCTGCCCCAAGAGCTCCTGCGGTGCGTCGACGTTGTCACGCCGAACCGCAGCGAGCTTGCCGTGCTTACCGGCCGGGATCATCTCCGGCCGGAAGACCTGGATGCGGCGGTCGCAGAGCTCGCCGCATCCCTCGGGGCCGCTGTCGTCACGACGCTCGGCCCCGAGGGGGCTGTGTACGCGGCGGCGCCTGGTGGCCGCGTACAAGCAGGGCGTGCCGGCGCGTGCCGTGCGCCCGGCTACGCCGTAAGCGCCGTCGATACGACCGGCGCTGGCGATTGCTTCAACGGCGCGCTGGCAGTAGCCCTCGCGCGCGGTGAGACTTTGGACGCGGCCGTAGGCTTCGCCATGGGTGCGGCCGCGTTATCCGTGACAAAGCTCGGCGCCCAGTCCGGGATGCCGTCCGCACGTGAAGTTGAGGCCTTTCTGGCTGAGCATGCCGCAGAGGCTTAA
- a CDS encoding c-type cytochrome has translation MHKWIMSGVFFAACALAIVLMFTLPGKEEVAEEAKPTMPEVTLDAGQAEALVKANCISCHGDQLQGGVGPALANIGSQDDLEKIYSTIVKGKGGMPSFKGKLQDEEIANIAMWLSEKK, from the coding sequence ATGCACAAATGGATCATGAGCGGAGTATTTTTTGCAGCATGCGCTTTAGCTATTGTTTTAATGTTTACGCTTCCAGGGAAAGAAGAAGTGGCTGAAGAAGCCAAGCCAACCATGCCGGAAGTAACATTGGATGCCGGACAAGCTGAAGCACTGGTCAAAGCCAATTGTATCTCCTGTCACGGGGATCAGCTTCAAGGTGGCGTAGGACCTGCTCTGGCCAACATCGGCAGCCAGGATGATCTGGAGAAAATCTATTCTACGATTGTCAAAGGTAAAGGTGGTATGCCTTCCTTCAAGGGCAAACTGCAGGATGAAGAGATTGCAAATATCGCCATGTGGCTGTCAGAGAAGAAATAA
- a CDS encoding GNAT family N-acetyltransferase: MKETPVTFHVVPMREEHAELICSWQYDPPYNIYSWLPWEQMKALEVEFGDAQLRQEQYAIVLDQNDRICGFAQYFPLEGVTRIGLGMHPELCGQGQGTAFVTAIVQEAIRRNPTNEIDLEVLTWNARAIQVYLKSGFVTHDTYERQTPTGLKPFHCMVYEGPRG; encoded by the coding sequence ATGAAGGAAACCCCTGTGACGTTTCACGTTGTACCCATGCGAGAAGAACATGCGGAGCTTATCTGCAGTTGGCAGTATGACCCGCCTTACAATATCTACAGCTGGCTCCCCTGGGAGCAGATGAAAGCTCTGGAAGTGGAATTCGGAGATGCACAGCTACGGCAGGAGCAATATGCGATCGTCTTGGATCAGAACGATCGTATATGTGGGTTTGCTCAATACTTCCCACTTGAAGGGGTAACCCGGATTGGCCTTGGCATGCATCCAGAGCTGTGTGGTCAGGGTCAAGGGACAGCTTTTGTCACTGCCATTGTACAGGAAGCCATTCGCCGAAATCCCACGAATGAGATTGATCTGGAAGTACTCACTTGGAATGCTCGTGCCATTCAAGTCTATCTGAAGAGTGGATTTGTCACCCATGATACATACGAACGGCAGACCCCAACCGGCTTGAAGCCCTTTCACTGTATGGTTTATGAAGGGCCTCGCGGTTAG
- a CDS encoding C40 family peptidase, with amino-acid sequence MFKKKLTAAVLSITFALSLGAGSAFADSKMDKVIDSAMGTTYQSGGTTLNGFDCSGFTRYVFDKLGIDLARQSSSQFDMGDSVSRMEMRAGDLVFFNTTGKGVSHVGIFVGDGKFAHSSSSKGVTISALSENYWANRYVGAKRIMSTDAYESLALD; translated from the coding sequence TTGTTCAAGAAGAAATTAACCGCAGCTGTACTTAGCATCACATTCGCTTTATCGCTTGGTGCAGGTAGCGCATTCGCAGATTCAAAGATGGACAAAGTAATTGATTCAGCAATGGGAACTACATATCAAAGTGGAGGAACAACGCTCAACGGCTTTGACTGCTCCGGATTTACACGGTATGTATTCGACAAGTTGGGTATTGATTTGGCACGCCAATCCAGTTCCCAATTCGACATGGGCGATTCCGTATCCCGCATGGAAATGAGAGCTGGCGATCTGGTGTTCTTTAATACAACAGGTAAAGGCGTATCTCATGTAGGAATCTTTGTAGGGGATGGAAAGTTCGCACACTCCTCTTCATCCAAAGGTGTTACGATCAGTGCATTGAGTGAAAACTATTGGGCCAATCGTTATGTTGGCGCGAAACGGATTATGAGCACGGACGCATATGAATCACTGGCCCTTGACTAG
- a CDS encoding YwhD family protein gives MDQNEQNGKKQIALNIVSAKSKHKGFGAGSIELNNLSPVIIDNGEAKIDIGAMHAKSKVERNIKFSTNREDVPNGRQVWLVWVAVDRTEEGQLYGGATACEMWIDTEARRGWKLLAEHVNRMDYALKRRFMLDELGPEARAALKTLLISHNEDWWNASPDVLKEALA, from the coding sequence ATGGACCAAAACGAGCAAAACGGCAAAAAACAGATTGCCTTGAATATCGTTAGTGCAAAAAGCAAGCATAAAGGCTTCGGTGCAGGCTCCATTGAGCTGAATAACCTTTCCCCGGTCATTATTGATAATGGCGAAGCCAAAATCGATATCGGTGCGATGCATGCGAAGAGCAAAGTGGAACGCAATATCAAGTTCTCTACCAATCGTGAAGATGTGCCCAACGGACGCCAGGTATGGCTGGTGTGGGTAGCTGTCGATCGCACGGAGGAAGGCCAACTCTATGGTGGAGCAACGGCATGTGAGATGTGGATTGATACGGAAGCAAGACGTGGATGGAAACTGCTGGCGGAACATGTGAATCGCATGGATTATGCCTTGAAGCGTCGCTTCATGCTGGATGAGCTTGGACCTGAAGCTCGAGCTGCACTTAAGACACTGCTGATCTCACACAACGAAGACTGGTGGAATGCTTCTCCAGATGTATTGAAGGAAGCACTCGCCTAA
- a CDS encoding transglycosylase domain-containing protein yields the protein MTKPNQKTRKRGFPVRKFIKNLSLLAVLAILATAAGLVYLYATSLPLADSDRNSRLLDSQGEVIATFSAGGKDSVPVQLEDIAPDLVHATLAVEDRKFYNHYGFDVQGMGRAVLVNLEHMQMSQGASTLTQQLARNLYLSHEKTWTRKAKEAMYTAQLEMKYSKDEILQMYLNEIYYGHGAYGIEAASRMYFGKSAKQLDLAESAMLAGIPKGPTYYSPYNHMKNAKDRQKIVLNAMADIGKITQAEADKAYEKMLSFKPESERKTVESAPYFRDYIRNLAIRELGISEAMLDHGGLNIYTTLDLRVQKAAEDAIAKGMDAKSELETALVSIDPRTGYIKAMVGGKNYRTNQINHVLATTRQPGSAFKPIMYLAALESKQLTSASIFNSEPTLFHYDNDRKTYKPGNFGDKYLGEIDLRQAIAASDNIYAVNTIMQIGPEQVVSMAKNLGITSNLSAVPSLALGTSPVSPLEMASAFSVIAAGGQRTPPVAILQVTDAAGRVLYESPQTKAETVVEPAAAYVLTRLMESVFENGGTGNRVSKAIKRPVAGKTGTTNTDAWLVGFTPELSTAVWVGYDQGKSISTSDGRRAAPIFAQFTEQALASVPPKIFTVPDHVVSVYIDPESGKLAGNGCEEKRLEVFIDGTEPTEVCHGTTDDSDSGEDEKTRQVQNQQGIQEEKHSWWGDFKRWWVE from the coding sequence ATGACCAAGCCAAATCAAAAGACCCGCAAACGCGGGTTCCCTGTACGAAAATTCATTAAAAACCTGTCTCTGCTCGCCGTGCTCGCTATACTTGCTACCGCTGCAGGATTGGTCTATCTATACGCAACCAGCCTGCCTCTCGCAGACTCTGACCGGAATTCCAGATTACTGGACAGTCAGGGTGAAGTCATCGCTACCTTCTCCGCAGGTGGCAAAGACTCTGTACCCGTTCAACTGGAGGATATCGCTCCAGATCTGGTCCATGCCACTCTGGCTGTAGAGGACCGCAAATTCTATAATCACTACGGGTTCGATGTGCAAGGGATGGGACGGGCTGTGCTCGTTAACCTCGAACATATGCAGATGTCGCAAGGTGCGAGTACATTGACTCAACAGCTGGCGCGTAACCTGTATCTATCTCATGAGAAAACATGGACTCGCAAAGCCAAGGAAGCCATGTACACGGCGCAATTGGAGATGAAATACAGCAAGGATGAAATTTTGCAGATGTATCTGAACGAAATCTATTATGGGCATGGTGCGTACGGAATCGAAGCGGCTTCACGAATGTATTTTGGCAAATCAGCCAAACAGCTGGATCTTGCAGAGAGTGCCATGCTGGCAGGAATCCCGAAAGGACCTACCTACTATTCACCCTATAACCATATGAAGAATGCCAAAGACCGACAGAAGATTGTGCTGAATGCCATGGCTGATATCGGCAAGATCACCCAGGCCGAAGCGGATAAGGCGTATGAGAAAATGCTTTCGTTCAAACCGGAAAGTGAGCGTAAAACGGTGGAAAGTGCTCCGTATTTCCGTGACTATATCCGGAATCTGGCCATCAGAGAGCTGGGAATCAGTGAAGCGATGCTGGATCATGGGGGATTGAATATCTACACCACCCTGGATCTGCGTGTACAAAAAGCAGCTGAAGATGCCATAGCGAAGGGTATGGATGCCAAAAGTGAGCTTGAGACGGCTCTCGTGTCCATCGACCCTCGTACGGGTTACATCAAAGCCATGGTAGGCGGCAAGAATTACCGCACCAATCAGATTAACCATGTACTGGCGACAACGCGCCAGCCAGGTTCGGCGTTTAAACCCATTATGTATCTGGCAGCCCTGGAATCCAAGCAGCTCACCAGTGCATCCATATTTAACAGTGAACCTACCCTTTTTCACTATGACAACGACCGCAAAACCTATAAACCCGGCAACTTTGGAGACAAGTATCTGGGTGAGATTGATCTAAGACAGGCGATCGCCGCTTCAGACAATATCTATGCGGTGAACACCATTATGCAGATCGGTCCTGAGCAGGTTGTGAGTATGGCAAAAAACCTCGGCATTACAAGCAATCTGAGCGCCGTACCTTCTCTTGCACTGGGAACGTCACCTGTCAGCCCGTTGGAGATGGCGTCGGCCTTTTCCGTCATTGCTGCTGGTGGACAACGGACGCCGCCTGTCGCCATTCTGCAAGTAACAGATGCCGCAGGACGTGTACTCTATGAATCGCCTCAGACGAAGGCTGAGACGGTTGTGGAACCTGCGGCAGCTTATGTCCTAACTCGTTTAATGGAAAGTGTCTTCGAAAATGGAGGAACGGGCAACCGGGTGTCTAAGGCGATCAAACGTCCGGTAGCGGGAAAAACAGGAACAACCAACACGGATGCCTGGCTCGTTGGATTCACACCGGAGCTTTCCACCGCTGTATGGGTTGGTTACGATCAAGGCAAATCCATCTCGACTTCGGATGGCCGCCGGGCAGCACCGATCTTTGCCCAGTTCACAGAGCAGGCACTTGCGAGCGTACCACCCAAAATTTTCACCGTTCCTGATCATGTCGTAAGTGTCTATATTGATCCGGAATCCGGCAAGCTGGCAGGCAACGGTTGTGAAGAGAAACGGCTGGAAGTTTTTATTGATGGTACTGAACCGACAGAGGTATGCCATGGCACAACGGATGATTCGGATTCTGGAGAAGATGAGAAGACCCGTCAGGTACAGAATCAACAAGGCATACAGGAAGAGAAACATTCTTGGTGGGGAGATTTCAAACGTTGGTGGGTAGAATGA
- the speE gene encoding polyamine aminopropyltransferase, protein MELWFTEKQTPVFGITAKIKQTYVTEKTDFQDLAMVETEEFGNMLLLDGMVMTTVKDEFVYHEMAAHPALNTHPNPKKVLVVGGGDGGVIREVVKHDAVEKAVLVEIDGKVIEYSKKYLPEIAGKLDEPNVEVLVNDGYMHIIEHKNEYDVIIVDSTEPVGPAAPLFERGFYQGIYEALKEDGIFVAQTDNPWFKADLIQKVNKDVKEIFPIVHVYGCNIPTYPSGLWTFTMGSKKHDPLEVDETQIPEMDTKYYSPRLHKAAFVLPKFVEDLTK, encoded by the coding sequence ATGGAATTGTGGTTTACGGAGAAACAGACCCCGGTATTCGGGATCACCGCGAAGATTAAGCAGACCTATGTTACAGAGAAAACGGATTTTCAAGATTTGGCCATGGTAGAGACCGAAGAATTCGGTAACATGTTGCTTCTTGATGGCATGGTGATGACGACTGTAAAAGACGAATTCGTATATCACGAAATGGCGGCACACCCTGCGCTGAACACTCACCCGAATCCGAAAAAAGTTCTGGTTGTCGGTGGCGGCGATGGCGGAGTCATTCGTGAAGTCGTTAAACATGATGCTGTAGAAAAAGCGGTTCTCGTCGAAATTGACGGTAAAGTTATTGAATACTCTAAAAAATATTTGCCTGAAATCGCCGGCAAGTTGGACGAGCCTAATGTTGAAGTGCTCGTAAACGACGGCTACATGCATATTATTGAACATAAAAATGAATACGATGTGATCATCGTAGACTCTACGGAGCCTGTAGGACCGGCTGCGCCATTGTTTGAGCGTGGGTTCTACCAAGGCATCTACGAAGCATTGAAAGAAGACGGAATCTTCGTTGCCCAAACGGACAACCCTTGGTTCAAGGCGGATCTGATCCAGAAGGTGAACAAAGACGTCAAAGAAATCTTCCCGATCGTACATGTGTACGGCTGTAATATTCCAACCTATCCAAGTGGTTTGTGGACATTCACCATGGGTAGCAAGAAACATGACCCGCTTGAAGTGGATGAGACTCAAATCCCGGAGATGGATACCAAGTATTACTCTCCGCGTCTGCACAAAGCAGCATTTGTACTTCCTAAATTCGTGGAAGATTTAACGAAATAA
- the speB gene encoding agmatinase has translation MKLDQAYSGNVFICSSEDYENSKAVIYGMPMDYTVSFRPGSRFGPSHIRQASVGLEEYSPYLDKSIVDMTYFDAGDLLLPFGNAGRSLEVIHEYIGSLLADDKFPVGLGGEHLVTWPVIQQMYKKYPDLILIHIDAHADLRENYEGEPLSHSTPVRKAAELMGGKNIYQFGIRSGSREEFQYGRENINFYPFEVAAPMKEALPKMGNRPVYVTIDIDVLDPSAAPGTGTAEAGGITSKELLEAIHMIAGSDVNVVGCDLVEVAPIYDPTQQTQIVAAKLIREMLLGFVK, from the coding sequence ATGAAACTGGATCAAGCTTATTCAGGAAACGTATTTATTTGCAGCTCTGAGGATTATGAGAACTCCAAAGCGGTTATCTATGGTATGCCGATGGATTACACCGTCAGCTTCCGTCCGGGTTCCCGTTTCGGCCCATCTCATATCCGTCAAGCATCGGTTGGACTTGAAGAGTACAGCCCATATCTCGACAAAAGCATTGTAGACATGACATACTTTGACGCTGGAGACCTGCTCTTGCCTTTCGGTAACGCGGGACGCAGCCTTGAAGTAATTCATGAATACATCGGCAGTCTGCTCGCTGACGACAAATTCCCAGTTGGTCTCGGTGGCGAGCATCTGGTTACTTGGCCAGTCATCCAACAGATGTACAAGAAATACCCAGATCTTATTCTGATTCATATTGATGCACACGCAGACCTTCGTGAAAACTATGAAGGCGAGCCATTGTCCCACTCCACACCAGTACGTAAAGCAGCTGAGTTGATGGGTGGCAAAAACATCTATCAGTTCGGTATCCGTTCCGGTTCCCGTGAGGAGTTCCAGTACGGTCGCGAGAACATCAACTTCTATCCATTTGAAGTGGCAGCTCCGATGAAGGAAGCTCTTCCGAAGATGGGCAACCGTCCGGTGTATGTGACCATCGACATCGATGTGCTTGATCCGTCAGCAGCGCCAGGAACAGGTACAGCAGAAGCGGGCGGCATTACGTCTAAGGAACTGCTGGAAGCCATTCATATGATCGCAGGATCTGATGTAAATGTAGTTGGTTGTGACTTGGTTGAAGTTGCACCAATCTATGATCCAACACAACAGACACAGATTGTAGCTGCGAAGCTGATCCGTGAAATGCTGCTTGGATTCGTGAAATAA
- a CDS encoding WD40/YVTN/BNR-like repeat-containing protein produces the protein MTTKSTMTWKRISALALSLTLAWGMGPVHMLSGANAASSQACGKGDHGLSATLKKGSGVEEQHLQFTDIDFLNDTTGRAGGEGFLIGTSNAGCTWQSIYTGQWQFTQLDFPNNVNGYALARVKDSPATYLIRTHDGGSHWTRLDTPGIQLKRIDFRNKDVGYGYTYNGAYQTKDGGVTWSKLNTPANTRAAAFATEKQGYAVVVVPGSGYHLKQTSDGGKNWTTSLRVVSDTWSGADLYAHGQQVWALLYGDAGMSQQSYSLYASGNQGKNWTQVFAQSTAGGGPAPGTNSTGKGNGPANPGGHPGNMALIGNQTAYLSAGSPAAGKVGIGRSYDTGSTWKNIDLKDPGYSSRISFPSAKTGWLVVTSDNSPAIYQTTDGGTTWTQKMLLPSEQD, from the coding sequence ATGACAACCAAGAGTACAATGACATGGAAACGGATTAGTGCACTCGCATTATCGTTAACGCTGGCTTGGGGGATGGGTCCGGTACATATGCTATCAGGTGCTAACGCTGCATCCTCACAGGCATGTGGAAAGGGAGATCATGGACTATCTGCTACATTAAAAAAGGGCAGCGGTGTGGAAGAGCAACACCTGCAATTTACTGACATTGATTTTCTTAATGATACGACTGGACGAGCTGGGGGTGAAGGCTTCCTGATCGGTACCTCGAATGCAGGATGTACGTGGCAGTCCATATATACCGGGCAGTGGCAATTCACTCAGCTTGATTTTCCCAATAATGTGAACGGATATGCGCTGGCGCGAGTGAAGGATTCACCTGCAACCTATCTGATCCGTACCCATGATGGGGGATCGCACTGGACGCGGCTCGATACGCCGGGCATTCAACTCAAACGAATTGATTTTCGCAATAAAGATGTAGGTTATGGTTACACCTATAATGGTGCATATCAGACAAAGGATGGCGGGGTAACCTGGAGTAAATTGAATACGCCTGCCAACACGCGTGCAGCTGCCTTTGCAACAGAGAAACAAGGGTATGCCGTCGTGGTTGTACCTGGATCGGGGTATCATCTGAAGCAAACGAGTGATGGCGGCAAAAACTGGACAACCTCTCTTCGAGTTGTCTCAGACACATGGAGCGGAGCGGATCTGTATGCACATGGCCAGCAAGTATGGGCCCTTCTGTATGGTGATGCAGGCATGTCCCAACAATCGTACTCCCTCTATGCGAGCGGTAATCAAGGCAAGAACTGGACCCAAGTATTTGCGCAATCCACAGCAGGGGGAGGTCCTGCACCAGGTACAAACAGTACGGGCAAAGGAAACGGACCAGCCAACCCGGGTGGTCACCCCGGCAACATGGCGTTGATTGGTAATCAGACGGCGTATCTGTCTGCAGGTTCACCCGCAGCTGGCAAAGTGGGTATTGGACGTTCTTATGATACAGGTTCCACGTGGAAAAATATTGACCTGAAAGATCCGGGATACAGTTCCCGTATCTCGTTCCCATCGGCCAAGACGGGTTGGCTCGTAGTCACAAGTGATAACTCTCCTGCGATCTATCAGACTACAGATGGTGGAACGACGTGGACACAAAAAATGTTGTTGCCTTCAGAGCAGGATTAA
- a CDS encoding alpha-N-arabinofuranosidase — protein MVDVILKADSDQGLINRNIYGHFSEHLGRCIYEGLWVGEDSPIPNTDGIRNDVLTALQKLNIPVLRWPGGCFADEYHWKDGVGPKSERARMINTHWGGVEENNHFGTHEFLRLCELLGTEPYISGNLGSGTVQEMQEWVEYITFDGESPMANWRKSNGREEPWKMKYFGVGNENWGCGGNMRPEYYADEYRRYATYVRNYSGNEIYKIACGPNEGNYEWMEVLMREAARFMDGISLHYYTIPTGEWNDKGAATGFGEAEWFTTLKKTLHMDELLVKHSEIMDKYDPEGRVGIIVDEWGTWYNVEPGTNPGFLYQQNTMRDAVLAGVNLNIFNQHNKRVHMANLAQIVNVLQSLVLTEGDKMLLTPTYHVFDMYQVHMDAQRLDLNYESPGYTFGEETIPQLSLSASRNKDGVIHVTACNLSHTDELEVVCQLDAAQAAKVTGQILHHTDFGAFNTFEQPNHVQPVAWDGITLENNTLRFVLPPASVGVLAVEG, from the coding sequence ATGGTTGATGTTATTTTAAAGGCCGATTCAGATCAAGGATTAATAAATCGCAATATATATGGTCACTTTTCCGAACACTTGGGACGTTGTATTTATGAGGGGCTGTGGGTAGGAGAAGATTCACCTATTCCGAATACGGATGGGATTCGAAATGATGTATTGACGGCCTTGCAGAAGCTTAATATTCCAGTACTTCGCTGGCCAGGCGGTTGTTTTGCCGATGAATATCACTGGAAAGATGGTGTAGGTCCGAAGAGTGAGCGTGCTCGTATGATCAATACACACTGGGGCGGTGTGGAAGAGAACAATCACTTTGGTACACATGAATTCTTGAGATTATGTGAGTTGCTCGGCACGGAGCCATATATTAGTGGCAATCTGGGTAGCGGTACAGTGCAGGAGATGCAGGAATGGGTGGAGTACATCACATTTGACGGCGAATCCCCGATGGCGAACTGGCGTAAGAGTAATGGTAGGGAAGAACCGTGGAAAATGAAGTATTTTGGCGTGGGAAATGAGAACTGGGGATGCGGCGGCAATATGCGCCCTGAATATTATGCGGATGAATATCGTCGGTATGCTACATATGTACGTAACTATTCCGGGAACGAGATTTATAAAATCGCTTGTGGACCCAACGAAGGCAACTATGAATGGATGGAAGTCCTGATGCGGGAGGCTGCTCGCTTTATGGATGGAATCAGTCTTCATTATTACACCATCCCTACAGGAGAGTGGAATGATAAAGGCGCAGCTACAGGATTTGGCGAGGCTGAATGGTTCACTACCTTGAAAAAGACGCTCCATATGGATGAATTACTGGTGAAGCACTCCGAGATTATGGACAAATATGATCCAGAGGGCAGAGTCGGCATTATTGTGGATGAATGGGGCACGTGGTATAACGTTGAGCCGGGAACCAATCCAGGGTTCCTGTATCAACAGAATACGATGCGGGACGCTGTGCTTGCAGGTGTTAACCTGAATATTTTCAACCAACATAATAAACGGGTACACATGGCAAATCTTGCGCAGATCGTCAATGTGCTTCAATCGCTTGTGCTCACGGAAGGGGACAAAATGCTCCTGACCCCTACGTACCATGTATTTGATATGTATCAGGTTCATATGGATGCACAGCGATTGGACTTGAATTATGAAAGCCCAGGATACACATTCGGGGAAGAGACCATTCCACAGCTCAGTTTATCAGCATCCCGCAACAAGGATGGGGTCATTCATGTGACAGCTTGTAATCTGAGTCACACGGATGAGTTGGAAGTTGTGTGTCAGCTGGACGCAGCTCAAGCGGCTAAAGTAACCGGGCAGATTCTGCACCATACTGATTTTGGTGCATTTAATACCTTTGAACAGCCGAATCATGTTCAGCCTGTGGCGTGGGATGGAATCACACTGGAGAATAACACACTGCGTTTTGTCCTTCCACCAGCATCGGTTGGGGTGCTCGCTGTCGAGGGTTAA